The genome window TAAGTGTAACAGGAATGTGTGGGGGCTAAAGGGCGACGATGGCGGTGCGATACGCGTGGTCACGCGCGTGAGACGGGGATCACTTCGGAGGTGGCTGGATGGTGCCGACTTCGCCCGGCTTTCCGTACCACTGCCAGTTGTCGATCAGCGTGCTCGAATCGAGGTTTCCATCGCTGGAATCGTACGTCACGAGGCGAATGCGGAACGTGGCTCCCGGAGTAACGGGCATCGTGGTGCGTAGCCATCCGGTCGATCCATGAGACCAACCGGGGTTGGCGAGGTCCGACTCGAAGGGCGTGCCGGCGAGGGCGTTTTTCCCGAGGCTGCAGACGAAGGGAACGCCACCCGCGGTGCAGGTGCCTGGAGGATTGCCCGGACAACCGCACGAATCGATGAAGGCGTTGTTGACGCTGATCGGGTTGCCGTTCTTGTCGAAGGCGACGTTGCCGTCCATCTGCCCCATCGGGAAGGGCTCGACGTGAGCGACGAAGAAGTCGTTGAACTGCTGGCAGATGAAGTCGTGCCACTCGTAGGTGAAGAACTGGAAGTCGAACGATGCGCTGAGAGCGTTCGTCGGGACGTTGATTTCGAGTTGCACGCCGGTTGCGTCGTGGGGCAATCCTGTCGTGACGCCGGGGCACGCAGGGCTCGCCTTCGGGAAGCCGAACGGCGCGTTGCTCGTGTAGTTCTTGTCGAACGTGCGATAGACGGACTCGCCGTGGCCTTTGTCGCGTGCGGTGCCCGATGAGAGCATCAGCATGTTGACGCCCTCTTGGGGGGTGTTGTTCGTGCCAAACTTGGGCAGGATGCCGTGGCCCTTGTGGAAGTTCGCAAGCTTCGTGGGATCCGACGGAATGGGGCTTCCATCGGCGAGCACCCACTTGGCGCTCTTGACGAAGTTGCAAAGCCCAATGGCTTTGGCCGCATCCATGGGGTCTTCGCTGGCTAGTGCGAGGCCCGAGTCGCAGGTGGGCGGCGGCTCGTCCTTCTCACCGTTGCAGTTTTCATCGACGGGATCCGGGACGTTGCCCATCGCATCGGGCTCGGCGACGACATCCACTGCGCCCGGGTTGACGTTCTTGTCACAGTCGTAGCAGTCGCCCTCCATCTCGGTGTAGCCGTCGCCATCGTTGTCTTTGTCGGGCAGGCCTTCATCGCAGGTGCCGCCGCCACCGCCGCCGCTACCCGTTGGCGGGATGAAGCTGCCGCCTTCACCGCCCGCGCCGCCCATGCCGCTGGAGGACGACGAGCTGCTGCTCTCGCCGCCGCTGCCCCCGTTGCTGGTGGTGTTCCCCGTGCCACCCGTGCCAGACGGTTGCGTGGGCTTTGCGGAGCAAGCAGCGAGGATGGCGGCAAAACCGACGAGCAAAACCCATGTGGATGAATTCAACTGCTTCATGCAAAGACCTCTCGGTGGCAAAAGGAACGGTTGGGGTTCGAAGTGAACCTCGGTGGCGACAAACCCGCGAGCGTTCGATGACTCGAGTCACCAAATCGTTCATGTAAAGGAATGCTCGGCCAACGGCCACGTCGTGGAAGGCCACGGAAAGTGGCTCCGCAACGCAGTCGATGGACCGAATGCAAGAATGCCTAGCGTAGCTGAATCGTGACGAAGCTGTCACGCAGTGGAGTGAAGGGCTCAGTGTGGGGGCGAGCGGATGATCGTCAGGCGTGGTCGCCTGCGCTGGAAGCGGACTTCTTGCCCTTCTTCTTGCCCTTGCCGCTGTCGCCATTGGTCGGCGTCGCCGAAGCTGCCGATGCCGTCGGGTGCAGAAGGTCGTCGCGCATCTTCTCGGCACGATCGGTACGTTCCCACGTGAACTCGTCGCGGCCGAAATGCCCGTACGCGGCGGTGCGCCTGTAGATCGGCTTCAACAGGTCGAGCTGATCGATGATGGCCTTGGGACGCATGTCGAACTGGTCGAGGATGTACTTC of Polyangiaceae bacterium contains these proteins:
- a CDS encoding choice-of-anchor L domain-containing protein, which encodes MKQLNSSTWVLLVGFAAILAACSAKPTQPSGTGGTGNTTSNGGSGGESSSSSSSSGMGGAGGEGGSFIPPTGSGGGGGGTCDEGLPDKDNDGDGYTEMEGDCYDCDKNVNPGAVDVVAEPDAMGNVPDPVDENCNGEKDEPPPTCDSGLALASEDPMDAAKAIGLCNFVKSAKWVLADGSPIPSDPTKLANFHKGHGILPKFGTNNTPQEGVNMLMLSSGTARDKGHGESVYRTFDKNYTSNAPFGFPKASPACPGVTTGLPHDATGVQLEINVPTNALSASFDFQFFTYEWHDFICQQFNDFFVAHVEPFPMGQMDGNVAFDKNGNPISVNNAFIDSCGCPGNPPGTCTAGGVPFVCSLGKNALAGTPFESDLANPGWSHGSTGWLRTTMPVTPGATFRIRLVTYDSSDGNLDSSTLIDNWQWYGKPGEVGTIQPPPK